The proteins below come from a single Stomoxys calcitrans chromosome 1, idStoCalc2.1, whole genome shotgun sequence genomic window:
- the LOC106094519 gene encoding integumentary mucin C.1, translating to MGAPAFFNPAFVLLLAFVFVVPTFALPENTFDPDELCPLIAYGTKIKDPNYCHVYIECRSDTSTSFSCRQSEWFERNRGKCVRKGTIKCLSSQPCWGQHDIFVADPYSCQRYFYCENGEGVQRHCQDGSMFNPNSRKCDSNYRCKITLLPEDYCNIVPDGVHIKDPLTNDGYHTCRNSKMHYEKCKKDHEFNAAKGKCEKAKKPEKPETTTQRPESTDTQPPTTEKTTEEPGSTEHPSTTIEPETTETVTTEQETTRATETETPSTSVATQTTEDPETTEEPQTTHTTELPTETPEPETTTEEPATTEKPTQTTTLEPSESTENPNSTEEPPTTEGSGTTNGTTETTQEPELTESTVNPETTTTANTTTQDPSTESPETDPTSTGQPNTTPEPETTQPTETTTTPEESETSTQEPEVTESTVNPETTTTADATTQDTSTESPETEPTSTGQPNTTPEPETTQPPEITTTTNPEIPNEVKCLEHDVFISDGQSCDGYYYCMMTQTGEFQMQYGRCNPERFFTPENGGSCLLRSNVRCPYNRCIDMGIDHMQMANIDGDGCRGFSLCQDGREIGTNVCPNGFYFDEVKQRCTDEVVSYVACAKND from the coding sequence GCGCACCAGCTTTTTTCAACCCCGCATTTGTCCTATTGTtggcttttgtttttgtagtgCCAACATTTGCACTGCCGGAGAACACCTTCGATCCCGATGAGCTATGTCCGTTAATAGCCTATGGAACTAAAATCAAAGATCCTAATTATTGTCATGTCTACATAGAATGTAGAAGTGATACAAGTACTTCGTTCTCCTGTCGTCAGAGTGAATGGTTCGAACGTAATAGGGGAAAATGTGTTAGAAAGGGAACTATCAAATGTCTGTCGAGTCAACCATGTTGGGGTCAGCACGACATATTTGTAGCTGATCCCTACTCGTGTCAACGATACTTTTACTGTGAGAATGGTGAGGGCGTACAACGTCATTGCCAGGATGGCTCTATGTTCAATCCAAATTCCAGAAAATGCGATTCTAACTATCGTTGTAAAATTACTCTACTGCCTGAGGACTATTGTAATATTGTGCCAGATGGAGTTCACATCAAAGATCCCCTTACCAATGATGGCTATCACACATGCAGAAATTCAAAGATGCATTATGAGAAATGTAAAAAAGATCATGAATTTAATGCTGCTAAGGGCAAATGTGAGAAAGCAAAAAAGCCAGAGAAACCAGAAACTACGACACAAAGACCAGAAAGCACTGATACCCAGCCGCCAACAACAGAGAAAACAACGGAAGAGCCTGGAAGTACTGAACATCCCTCCACAACAATCGAACCAGAAACTACGGAAACTGTTACAACAGAACAAGAAACTACTAGAGCTACGGAAACAGAAACCCCTAGCACATCAGTAGCTACTCAAACTACAGAAGATCCTGAAACGACAGAAGAGCCACAAACAACCCACACTACTGAATTGCCTACCGAAACACCAGAACCAGAGACGACGACAGAAGAACCTGCCACCACAGAAAAGCCAACTCAAACTACAACGCTTGAGCCATCTGAAAGTACTGAAAACCCCAACTCAACAGAAGAGCCTCCAACTACAGAAGGATCTGGAACTACCAACGGTACTACAGAGACAACGCAAGAGCCAGAGCTGACTGAAAGCACAGTAAACCCAGAAACAACTACAACTGCTAATACCACAACTCAAGACCCTTCTACGGAAAGTCCCGAAACTGACCCCACCTCAACGGGGCAACCAAATACAACGCCTGAGCCTGAAACAACTCAGCCAACTGAGACAACAACCACACCAGAAGAATCGGAAACTTCAACCCAGGAACCAGAGGTGACTGAAAGCACAGTTAACCCAGAAACAACCACAACTGCTGATGCCACAACTCAAGACACTTCTACGGAAAGCCCCGAAACTGAACCCACCTCAACAGGGCAACCTAATACAACGCCAGAACCAGAGACAACACAGCCACCTGAAATAACAACCACAACAAATCCTGAAATCCCTAACGAAGTAAAATGTTTAGAACATGATGTTTTCATATCGGATGGTCAATCCTGTGATGGTTACTACTACTGTATGATGACCCAAACGGGAGAATTCCAGATGCAATATGGTCGTTGCAATCCCGAACGTTTCTTCACTCCCGAAAATGGAGGCTCTTGTTTGCTCCGTTCAAATGTTCGTTGTCCCTATAATCGGTGTATCGATATGGGCATTGATCATATGCAAATGGCTAACATCGATGGCGATGGTTGTCGTGGATTTTCATTGTGTCAGGATGGTAGAGAAATCGGCACAAATGTATGCCCAAATGGCTTTTACTTTGATGAAGTCAAGCAACGTTGTACAGATGAAGTGGTATCCTATGTTGCATGTGCTAAAAATGATTGA